One stretch of Sphingomonas rosea DNA includes these proteins:
- the cyoA gene encoding ubiquinol oxidase subunit II: MLQQTLRHRWKCAALSAAVLLLGACDRGVLNPAGEIARQQRDLIFISTALMLLIIVPVLILIVVFAWRYRKGKGGTYDPKFDHSTSLELVIWSAPLLIIIALGALTWSSTHLLDPFRPIDTKATALEAQADKALPPLRVQVVSLDWKWLFIYPDQGIATVNDLVLPVGRPVRFDLTSSNMMNTFYAPTMAGMIYTMPGMQSTLHAVLDRPVDDTGYSGNYSGAGFSDMRFRIRGVSEAQFDGWVNGAKGSGRTLDRAAAIALLKPSEKVPAMHFAATEKDIYKRILERCLMPGQPCMSDVMAKDIGHGMAMPPGRSSQPIAGQKPEGALMKSPDEKGTGTNVGKPIDPSKAPGVTKPGDPANRNMS, translated from the coding sequence ATGCTGCAGCAGACCCTCCGCCACCGTTGGAAGTGCGCCGCCCTCAGCGCTGCCGTGCTGCTGCTCGGCGCATGCGACCGCGGTGTCCTCAATCCCGCCGGCGAGATCGCTCGCCAGCAGCGCGACCTCATCTTCATCTCGACCGCGCTGATGCTGCTCATCATCGTGCCCGTGCTGATCCTGATCGTCGTGTTCGCGTGGCGCTATCGGAAGGGCAAGGGGGGGACCTACGATCCCAAGTTCGATCACTCGACCAGCCTCGAGCTCGTCATTTGGTCGGCCCCGCTGCTGATCATCATCGCGCTAGGCGCCTTGACCTGGTCGAGCACCCACCTTCTCGACCCCTTCCGGCCGATCGACACCAAGGCCACCGCGCTCGAGGCGCAGGCCGACAAGGCGCTTCCACCGCTCCGTGTCCAGGTCGTCTCGCTCGATTGGAAGTGGCTGTTCATTTACCCCGACCAGGGCATCGCGACGGTCAACGACCTCGTGTTGCCGGTCGGTCGCCCGGTCCGCTTCGACCTGACGTCGTCGAACATGATGAACACCTTCTACGCGCCGACCATGGCGGGGATGATCTACACCATGCCGGGGATGCAGAGCACGCTTCACGCGGTGCTCGACCGGCCGGTCGACGACACGGGCTACTCGGGCAATTATAGCGGCGCGGGCTTCTCAGACATGCGCTTCCGCATCCGCGGCGTAAGCGAGGCGCAGTTCGACGGCTGGGTGAACGGCGCCAAGGGGAGCGGCCGGACCCTCGATCGGGCCGCCGCCATCGCCCTCCTGAAGCCGAGCGAGAAGGTCCCCGCGATGCACTTCGCCGCGACCGAGAAGGACATCTACAAGCGCATCCTCGAGCGCTGCCTGATGCCCGGCCAGCCGTGCATGAGCGATGTCATGGCCAAGGACATAGGCCACGGCATGGCCATGCCCCCCGGCCGCAGCTCGCAGCCCATCGCCGGCCAGAAGCCCGAGGGCGCGCTGATGAAATCGCCCGACGAAAAGGGCACCGGAACCAACGTCGGCAAGCCGATCGACCCGAGCAAGGCGCCTGGCGTCACCAAGCCCGGCGATCCTGCCAACCGTAACATGAGCTAG
- the cyoB gene encoding cytochrome o ubiquinol oxidase subunit I → MFDPKIIFGRLGLDSFPIHEPILIVTFIVVAIGGLGVLGAITKFKLWGYLWREWFTTVDHKKIGIMYMILGVVMLLRGFSDAIMMRAQQAMAFGANEGYLNAHHYDQIFTAHGTIMIFFVVIPLISGVINFVMPLQIGARDVAFPYLNSLSFWLTAAGAGLVMASLFIGEFSTAGWLNYVPVANLQNSPGVGPDYYLWALQIAGVGTTLSAINMVTTIIKMRAPGMGMMKMPVFCWTTLCSQTLAIAIFPILTGALGMLMLDRYIGTNFFTNDLGGNPMMYWNLVWIWGHPEVYVLVLPVFGIFSEVTSTFTGKRLFGYSSMVYASVVITILSFLVWLHHFFTMGSGASVNSFFGIATMVISIPTGAKIFNWLFTMYRGSIRFELPMMWVVAFLITFTVGGMTGVLLAVPPADFVLHNSLFLVAHFHNVIIGGVVFGLFAGIEYWWPKAFGFKLDEKWGKVHFWGWVIGYWVAWTPMYIVGLMGTTRRVRHFDDPTLQPYFIIAAIGAAIILVGIIGFLVSIVVSIRDREKLKVGNDPWDARTLEWSTTSPPPAYNFAFTPVIHDLDAWYDMKSRGYDHPRDGYRPIHMPRNTGTPVIQAGLAAALGFAMVWYIWWLAIVAALALVAVTIWHSFDYNRDYDIPADEVAKTEREKIGFATPGYLPPKAAQAIDKLDPAPAGAH, encoded by the coding sequence GTGTTCGATCCCAAGATCATCTTCGGCCGCCTCGGCCTCGACAGCTTTCCGATCCACGAGCCGATCCTCATCGTGACCTTCATCGTGGTCGCGATCGGCGGCCTCGGAGTCCTTGGCGCGATCACCAAGTTCAAGCTGTGGGGCTATCTGTGGCGCGAGTGGTTCACCACCGTCGATCACAAGAAGATCGGGATCATGTACATGATCCTCGGCGTCGTGATGCTGCTGCGCGGCTTCTCCGACGCGATCATGATGCGCGCGCAGCAGGCGATGGCCTTCGGCGCCAACGAGGGATACCTCAACGCCCACCACTACGATCAGATCTTTACCGCCCACGGGACGATCATGATCTTCTTCGTGGTGATCCCGCTCATCTCGGGCGTCATCAACTTCGTCATGCCGCTCCAGATCGGCGCGCGCGACGTCGCCTTCCCCTATCTCAATTCCTTGAGCTTCTGGCTGACCGCGGCGGGCGCGGGGCTGGTGATGGCCTCGCTGTTCATCGGTGAGTTCTCGACTGCCGGCTGGCTCAACTACGTGCCGGTGGCGAACCTCCAGAACAGTCCGGGGGTCGGGCCGGACTATTATCTCTGGGCCCTGCAGATCGCGGGTGTCGGGACGACGCTCAGCGCAATCAACATGGTCACCACGATCATCAAGATGCGCGCGCCCGGCATGGGCATGATGAAGATGCCGGTGTTCTGCTGGACGACCCTGTGCAGCCAGACGCTCGCCATCGCCATCTTCCCGATCCTCACCGGCGCGCTCGGCATGCTGATGCTCGACCGCTACATCGGCACCAACTTCTTCACCAACGACCTTGGTGGGAACCCGATGATGTACTGGAACCTCGTGTGGATCTGGGGTCACCCGGAGGTCTACGTCCTGGTCCTGCCGGTGTTCGGCATCTTCTCGGAAGTGACCAGCACGTTCACCGGCAAGCGGCTCTTCGGCTATTCGTCGATGGTCTATGCGAGCGTGGTCATCACGATCCTGAGCTTCCTCGTCTGGCTCCACCACTTCTTCACCATGGGCTCGGGCGCCAGCGTCAACAGCTTCTTCGGCATTGCCACGATGGTGATCTCGATCCCCACGGGAGCGAAGATCTTCAATTGGCTCTTCACCATGTATCGTGGCTCGATCCGGTTCGAGCTGCCGATGATGTGGGTCGTCGCCTTCCTCATCACCTTCACGGTGGGCGGGATGACGGGCGTGCTCCTCGCGGTGCCGCCGGCCGACTTCGTGCTCCACAACAGCCTGTTCCTCGTCGCCCACTTCCACAACGTGATCATCGGCGGCGTGGTGTTCGGCCTGTTCGCGGGCATCGAATATTGGTGGCCCAAGGCATTCGGCTTCAAGCTCGACGAGAAGTGGGGCAAGGTCCACTTCTGGGGCTGGGTGATCGGCTACTGGGTCGCCTGGACGCCGATGTACATCGTCGGCCTGATGGGCACGACGCGCCGGGTCCGCCACTTCGACGATCCGACGCTGCAGCCCTACTTCATCATTGCCGCCATCGGTGCCGCGATCATCCTCGTCGGGATCATCGGCTTCCTGGTCAGCATCGTGGTCTCGATCCGCGACCGCGAGAAGCTCAAGGTCGGCAATGATCCGTGGGATGCCCGCACGCTCGAATGGTCGACCACGTCGCCGCCGCCGGCCTATAATTTCGCCTTCACACCGGTGATCCACGACCTCGATGCCTGGTACGACATGAAGAGCCGTGGCTACGACCATCCGCGTGACGGCTATCGCCCGATCCACATGCCGCGGAACACCGGAACGCCGGTGATCCAGGCCGGCCTCGCCGCCGCGCTCGGCTTCGCGATGGTGTGGTATATCTGGTGGCTGGCGATCGTCGCGGCGCTCGCGCTTGTGGCGGTGACCATCTGGCACAGCTTCGACTACAACCGCGACTACGATATTCCGGCCGACGAGGTCGCGAAGACCGAGCGCGAGAAGATCGGCTTCGCCACGCCAGGCTACCTTCCGCCCAAGGCGGCGCAGGCCATCGACAAGCTCGACCCCGCGCCGGCAGGAGCGCACTGA
- the cyoC gene encoding cytochrome o ubiquinol oxidase subunit III — MLKPTPAAPVDRDVFHLDEADGHGSHSSPVLLGFWIYLMSDALIFASLFATYGVLSSSFAGGPSQREIFELPLVALNTAILLVSSITYGFAMLAMDKGRVRTVQAWLAVTALLGISFVSVELYEFGKLIHEGATPQRSGFLSGFFTLVGTHGLHVSVGILWIGIMLVQVGRFGLNTINKRRLMCLSMFWHFLDVIWIGVFTFVYLLGMLR; from the coding sequence ATGCTCAAGCCCACACCCGCCGCCCCCGTCGACCGCGACGTCTTCCACCTCGATGAGGCGGACGGTCACGGCAGCCACTCGAGCCCGGTCCTGCTGGGGTTCTGGATCTACCTGATGAGCGACGCGCTCATCTTCGCCTCGCTGTTCGCGACCTATGGCGTGCTCTCCTCGAGCTTCGCCGGTGGCCCCAGCCAGCGCGAGATCTTCGAGCTTCCGCTGGTCGCGCTCAACACCGCGATCCTGCTGGTCTCGTCGATCACCTACGGCTTCGCGATGCTCGCGATGGACAAGGGCCGGGTCCGCACCGTGCAGGCGTGGCTGGCCGTCACCGCGCTGCTCGGCATCAGCTTCGTGTCGGTCGAGCTCTACGAGTTCGGCAAGCTGATCCACGAGGGCGCGACGCCGCAGCGTTCGGGCTTCCTGTCGGGCTTCTTCACGCTCGTCGGGACGCACGGCCTCCACGTCAGCGTCGGTATCCTGTGGATCGGGATCATGCTGGTGCAGGTCGGCCGTTTCGGCCTCAACACGATCAACAAGCGCCGGCTGATGTGCCTCAGCATGTTCTGGCACTTCCTCGACGTCATCTGGATCGGCGTCTTCACCTTCGTCTACCTGCTGGGAATGCTGCGATGA
- the cyoD gene encoding cytochrome o ubiquinol oxidase subunit IV, with product MSSPADTDLHAHDDGQTHGTRKSYLIGFALSAILTIIPFWLVMARPVADANVTAAIVIVFAVAQILVHTICFLHVNTTSEGGWTLLAYVFTGVLLVITIAGSLWIMYHLNTNMMPGMMDTGQASTTP from the coding sequence ATGAGCTCGCCTGCCGACACCGATCTCCACGCGCATGACGACGGGCAGACCCATGGCACCCGCAAGAGCTATCTGATCGGCTTTGCGCTGTCGGCGATCCTGACGATAATTCCCTTCTGGCTGGTGATGGCGCGGCCGGTGGCCGATGCGAACGTGACCGCGGCGATCGTCATCGTCTTCGCCGTCGCGCAGATCCTCGTCCACACCATCTGCTTCCTCCACGTCAACACGACGAGCGAGGGCGGCTGGACGCTGCTCGCCTATGTCTTCACCGGCGTGCTGCTGGTGATCACGATCGCGGGCTCGCTGTGGATCATGTACCACCTCAACACGAACATGATGCCCGGGATGATGGACACCGGGCAGGCCAGCACCACCCCGTGA
- a CDS encoding SURF1 family protein produces MSGRAPKRLALLTLCGLLALLFAGLGVWQVERLRWKLDLIARVDARLAAAPVAVPPSSRWPNLDAKDDEYRRVRMTGRFDDRAATQVDALTELGPGWWILTPFRTKDGTILVNRGFAPKEAVVAPAGAATVTITGLMRASELGGRFLRANRPAEERWYSRDVEAIAASRGIGPVAPFFVDAARGEGSGWPRGGMTVVRFRNAHLVYALTWFGLAALAIAGLVLVWRSRDRVT; encoded by the coding sequence GTGAGCGGGCGGGCGCCCAAGCGCCTCGCCTTGCTGACCTTGTGCGGGCTGCTCGCGCTGTTGTTCGCCGGTCTCGGCGTCTGGCAGGTCGAGCGGCTCCGCTGGAAGCTCGACCTCATCGCCCGGGTCGATGCCCGCCTGGCCGCCGCCCCGGTCGCGGTCCCGCCTTCGAGCCGCTGGCCCAACCTCGACGCGAAGGACGACGAATATCGCCGCGTCCGCATGACGGGCCGCTTCGACGACCGGGCGGCCACCCAAGTCGATGCACTGACCGAACTCGGCCCCGGCTGGTGGATCCTCACCCCGTTCCGAACGAAAGACGGCACGATCCTCGTCAACCGCGGCTTCGCGCCCAAGGAGGCGGTCGTCGCGCCGGCGGGCGCGGCCACGGTGACCATCACCGGCCTGATGCGCGCGAGCGAACTCGGCGGTCGCTTCCTGCGCGCCAATCGCCCCGCCGAGGAGCGCTGGTATTCGCGCGACGTGGAAGCGATCGCCGCCAGCCGCGGGATCGGGCCGGTCGCGCCCTTCTTCGTCGATGCGGCGCGCGGAGAGGGGAGCGGCTGGCCGCGCGGCGGGATGACCGTCGTGCGCTTCCGCAACGCGCATCTCGTCTACGCGCTCACCTGGTTCGGGCTGGCGGCGCTGGCGATCGCGGGGCTGGTCCTCGTCTGGCGAAGCCGCGATAGAGTGACGTGA
- a CDS encoding ATP-binding protein, which translates to MDRPVLAATSPLSRPASRSKQQVVAENMRLLNQLRWIAVAGQIAAILFAAFVLEVQLPLVPMLAVAALLGLGNLLFVTTQRQTWIVPGELLLALLLDMAALTAQLYLSGGTNNPFVALYLLQIVLGAILLPPAFASFLLLVSIGAFIFLTFRHLPLDLTVPGPGGVDLRLLGEEIAFVMVAVLLVLFMVRIIDNLRRADRSVAELRQRAAEEDSIVRMGLFASGAAHELGTPLSSLSVLVGDWEHDPTFAADPRLQEELSDARRAVERCREIVSDILDSSGHTRGEAMGLVKASELLEGLIADWTLLHEDVPLGAEIEAARSARIPAEPALRQALWSLLENAGEASPHGVVMRTEVAGERLLVDILDFGPGFTSEQIARLGQAGQSPKGPGHGLGLFLAASVARRLGGELSARNRANGGAQVRLALPLVGAAS; encoded by the coding sequence ATGGATCGCCCGGTGCTCGCCGCAACCTCGCCGCTGTCGCGCCCCGCGAGCCGTAGCAAGCAGCAGGTCGTGGCCGAGAACATGCGGCTTCTCAACCAGCTGCGCTGGATCGCGGTCGCGGGCCAGATCGCCGCCATTCTCTTCGCCGCTTTCGTGCTCGAGGTGCAATTGCCGCTGGTGCCGATGCTCGCGGTCGCGGCGCTCCTTGGCCTTGGCAACCTGCTGTTCGTCACCACCCAGCGCCAGACCTGGATCGTGCCGGGCGAATTGCTGCTCGCGCTGCTGCTCGACATGGCGGCGCTGACCGCGCAGCTCTATCTTTCGGGCGGGACCAACAATCCGTTCGTGGCGCTCTACCTGCTGCAGATCGTGCTTGGTGCGATCCTGCTCCCGCCCGCCTTCGCTTCCTTCCTGCTGCTCGTCTCGATCGGCGCGTTCATCTTCCTGACCTTCCGTCACCTGCCGCTCGACCTCACCGTGCCTGGCCCGGGCGGCGTCGACCTGCGGCTGCTCGGCGAGGAGATCGCCTTCGTCATGGTGGCGGTGCTGCTGGTCCTCTTCATGGTCCGCATCATCGACAATCTGCGCCGCGCCGACCGCTCGGTCGCCGAGCTTCGGCAGCGTGCCGCCGAAGAGGATTCGATCGTCCGCATGGGGCTGTTCGCGAGTGGCGCGGCGCACGAACTCGGCACGCCGTTGTCGTCGCTCTCGGTGCTGGTCGGGGATTGGGAGCACGACCCGACCTTCGCCGCCGACCCCAGGTTGCAGGAAGAATTGAGCGACGCCCGGCGCGCGGTCGAACGGTGCCGTGAAATCGTCAGCGATATCCTCGACAGCAGCGGACACACGCGCGGCGAGGCCATGGGGCTGGTCAAGGCGAGCGAGCTCCTCGAAGGGCTCATCGCCGACTGGACCCTCTTGCATGAGGACGTGCCGCTCGGCGCCGAGATCGAGGCCGCCCGAAGCGCCCGGATCCCGGCCGAACCGGCGCTCCGCCAAGCCCTGTGGAGCCTGCTCGAGAATGCAGGTGAAGCTTCGCCGCATGGAGTGGTGATGCGCACCGAGGTGGCGGGGGAGCGGCTGCTGGTCGATATCCTCGACTTCGGTCCCGGCTTCACGTCCGAGCAGATCGCGCGGCTCGGTCAGGCCGGCCAGTCGCCCAAGGGGCCGGGCCACGGGCTCGGCCTGTTCCTCGCGGCGAGCGTCGCGCGCCGGCTCGGCGGCGAGCTCAGCGCCCGCAACCGGGCCAATGGCGGCGCGCAGGTCCGACTTGCCTTGCCACTGGTGGGGGCAGCATCGTGA
- a CDS encoding response regulator transcription factor produces the protein MVSDRRLLIVEDDEDFARTLARSFERRGYAVTTAIGPNEVEALLKNAMFDFAVVDLKLGTQSGLPCVAAIASANPDTRIVVLTGFASIATAVEAIKLGASHYLPKPSNTDDIEAAFGRTVGDADVPLKGQATSLKTLEWERINETLIETGFNISETARRLGMHRRTLARKLEKRPVR, from the coding sequence ATCGTGAGCGACCGGCGGCTGCTGATCGTCGAGGATGACGAGGATTTCGCACGGACCCTTGCCCGGTCGTTCGAACGCCGAGGCTACGCCGTCACGACGGCAATCGGACCGAACGAAGTCGAAGCGTTGCTAAAGAACGCGATGTTCGACTTCGCCGTGGTCGATCTCAAGCTCGGCACGCAATCGGGCCTTCCCTGCGTCGCCGCCATCGCATCCGCCAATCCCGACACGCGGATCGTGGTGCTGACAGGCTTCGCGAGCATCGCCACCGCGGTCGAGGCGATCAAGCTCGGCGCGTCGCACTATCTCCCAAAGCCGAGCAACACCGACGACATCGAGGCGGCGTTCGGCCGGACGGTGGGGGATGCGGACGTGCCGCTCAAGGGGCAGGCAACCTCGCTCAAGACGCTCGAATGGGAGCGGATCAACGAGACGCTGATCGAGACAGGGTTCAACATTTCGGAGACTGCGCGGCGCCTCGGCATGCATCGCCGGACGCTCGCCCGGAAGCTGGAGAAGCGGCCCGTCCGCTAG
- a CDS encoding DUF3422 domain-containing protein, producing the protein MEFHPSRDSLLAEVHARPSTPIEAPMLVTRIAALSGQEGVAADRRHIADLCTRMGKTRPADDSVWCAIDGGDWQLRWERHGEFSSWTFFAKPSWTAGESAIDRVPKAWLDSLPGPVLVLTTLIIDRMDEAQSLDPARSEAIGSRVMGGAATVLTDLRADADGMTRFLLTMHRDDPVLTGRIALILLEIESYRLMALLAFPVAQQTAAKLFDIEAEARELTEKIATHMGVDDDRDLLAKLVALSGRMEAMGASTSFRFGAARAYFDIVQTRIGWLGEEPLPGRQTMREFMDRRLVPAIRTCVSVADREAGMIARIARAGQMLSTRVELVTQKINADLLRSMNRRASMQLRLQRTVEGLSVAAVSYYVVSLLLIPVKALGEHGVRGLRTDLITFALVPLVVLGVWLGLRRAGRHIGDDEH; encoded by the coding sequence GTGGAGTTCCACCCGTCGCGCGACTCGCTGCTGGCCGAGGTTCACGCCCGGCCATCCACGCCGATCGAAGCCCCGATGCTGGTCACGCGAATCGCCGCGCTGTCAGGCCAGGAGGGGGTGGCGGCCGACCGCCGGCACATTGCCGACCTCTGCACCCGCATGGGCAAGACCCGCCCCGCCGACGACAGCGTCTGGTGCGCGATCGACGGGGGCGACTGGCAATTGCGCTGGGAACGGCACGGCGAATTCTCCAGCTGGACCTTCTTTGCCAAGCCGAGCTGGACCGCCGGCGAGAGCGCGATCGACCGCGTTCCCAAGGCTTGGCTCGACTCCCTCCCCGGTCCGGTGCTGGTGCTCACCACCCTGATCATCGACCGGATGGACGAAGCGCAGTCGCTCGACCCGGCGCGATCCGAAGCGATTGGGTCGCGGGTCATGGGCGGCGCGGCGACGGTGCTCACCGACCTTCGCGCCGACGCCGACGGAATGACCCGGTTCCTCCTCACGATGCACCGCGACGATCCGGTGCTGACCGGCCGCATCGCGCTGATCCTGCTCGAGATCGAAAGCTACCGGCTGATGGCGCTGCTCGCCTTTCCGGTCGCCCAGCAGACCGCCGCCAAGCTGTTCGACATCGAAGCCGAGGCGCGCGAATTGACCGAGAAGATCGCGACCCACATGGGGGTCGACGACGACCGCGACCTCCTCGCCAAGCTGGTCGCGCTGTCGGGCCGGATGGAAGCGATGGGCGCGAGCACGAGCTTCCGCTTCGGCGCCGCACGCGCCTATTTCGACATCGTGCAGACCCGCATCGGCTGGCTCGGCGAAGAGCCCCTCCCCGGCCGCCAGACGATGCGCGAATTCATGGACCGCCGGCTGGTCCCGGCGATCCGGACCTGTGTCAGCGTCGCCGACCGCGAAGCCGGGATGATCGCCCGGATCGCCCGCGCCGGGCAGATGCTCAGCACCCGGGTCGAGCTCGTCACGCAAAAGATCAACGCCGATCTCCTGCGCTCGATGAACCGCCGCGCCTCGATGCAGCTTCGACTCCAGCGCACCGTCGAAGGGCTGTCGGTCGCCGCCGTCTCCTACTACGTCGTGTCGCTGCTGCTGATCCCGGTGAAGGCGCTTGGCGAACATGGCGTTCGAGGCCTTCGCACCGACCTCATCACTTTCGCCCTCGTCCCGCTCGTGGTGCTCGGCGTGTGGCTCGGGCTTCGGCGGGCCGGTCGCCACATCGGCGACGACGAGCACTAG
- a CDS encoding cytochrome c family protein: protein MVRKTRLVASALFVVATASACGGGGSKSEDSSTTASTANTPAASPAAPANTAAPAATAAAAPAPDDTATVSGAKLADFTGDAAKGEAVFIQCKTCHVTDAGVNRIGPSLHGIVGRHSGEIAGYAYSAANKNSGITWTAEKLFQYLENPQRVVPGTKMAFAGIQDPQKRADLIAWLGTQK from the coding sequence ATGGTTCGTAAGACGCGTCTCGTTGCTTCCGCCCTGTTCGTCGTTGCCACGGCCTCGGCCTGCGGGGGAGGTGGGTCCAAGTCCGAGGACAGCTCGACCACAGCCAGCACCGCCAACACGCCCGCCGCTTCTCCGGCGGCTCCGGCCAACACCGCCGCGCCCGCCGCGACCGCCGCTGCAGCGCCCGCGCCGGATGACACCGCGACCGTCAGCGGCGCCAAGCTTGCCGACTTCACCGGCGATGCCGCGAAGGGCGAGGCGGTCTTCATTCAGTGCAAGACCTGCCACGTCACCGACGCCGGCGTGAACCGCATCGGGCCGAGCCTCCACGGCATCGTAGGCCGTCACTCGGGTGAGATCGCCGGTTACGCCTATTCGGCCGCCAACAAGAATAGCGGGATCACCTGGACGGCCGAGAAGCTGTTCCAGTACCTCGAGAATCCGCAGCGGGTCGTCCCGGGCACCAAGATGGCCTTCGCCGGCATCCAGGATCCGCAGAAGCGGGCCGACCTGATCGCCTGGCTCGGGACCCAGAAGTAA
- a CDS encoding TspO/MBR family protein, which translates to MTRDEDLGQTWHLPAALAAAAALAVAIVGMTLTDLGPWYQSLRQPDWAPPAVFYGIAWTTIYALAALAAVSAWLGTRNRRESDTVIAAFALNGFLNMLWSLLFFNARRPDWAFTEGLLLWLSVASLIVISLRHSRTAALLLMPYLAWVSAAGLLNYEVVRLNGPFG; encoded by the coding sequence ATGACCCGCGACGAGGATCTGGGCCAGACCTGGCACCTGCCCGCCGCGCTGGCCGCCGCGGCCGCGCTCGCGGTCGCGATCGTCGGCATGACGCTGACCGACCTCGGCCCCTGGTACCAGTCGCTGCGCCAGCCCGACTGGGCGCCGCCGGCGGTGTTCTACGGGATCGCCTGGACGACGATCTACGCCTTGGCGGCGCTTGCAGCGGTCAGTGCATGGCTCGGCACCCGCAATCGCCGCGAGTCGGACACCGTTATCGCCGCCTTCGCGCTCAACGGCTTCCTCAACATGTTGTGGAGCCTGCTCTTCTTCAACGCGCGCCGTCCCGACTGGGCGTTCACCGAAGGGCTGCTGTTGTGGCTGTCGGTCGCATCGCTGATCGTCATCAGCCTGCGCCATTCGAGAACGGCCGCGCTCCTCCTCATGCCCTATCTGGCGTGGGTGAGCGCGGCCGGTCTGCTGAACTACGAAGTGGTCCGCCTGAACGGACCCTTCGGCTAG
- a CDS encoding geranylgeranyl diphosphate reductase: MERFDAVVIGGGPCGATAADDLAMAGRKVLLLDRAGRIKPCGGAVPPRLLEDFAIPLSLLVARATEARMIAPSNKAVRMPVGDGFVGMVDRDQFDEWLRDRAMGHGAHRRTGTFERIERSAEGMAIVCFRESRGGELQRIETRSVIGADGARSGVAREELPGAERVPCVFAYHEVIRAPRHDSDVYQKQRCDVFYQGDLSPDFYGWIFPHGDTASIGVGSANKGFALRDAVKVMRDRNGLEGCETIRCEGAPIPLKPLARWDNGRDVVVAGDAAGVVAPASGEGIYYAMTCGRMAAGAVGEFLDTGDPRRLRLARKRFMKEHGRVFWVLRMMQYFWYSSDKRRERFVTMCEDPDVQRLTWQAYMNKKLVRADPLAHLRIFLKDTAHLLGLAPVRA, from the coding sequence ATGGAGCGCTTCGACGCCGTCGTCATAGGCGGAGGACCGTGCGGCGCGACCGCGGCCGACGATCTCGCCATGGCCGGTCGCAAGGTCCTGCTGCTCGACCGTGCGGGCCGGATCAAGCCATGCGGCGGCGCCGTCCCGCCGCGCCTGCTCGAGGATTTCGCGATTCCGCTGTCCCTCCTCGTCGCCCGCGCGACGGAGGCCCGGATGATCGCGCCGTCGAACAAGGCGGTGCGGATGCCGGTGGGCGACGGTTTCGTCGGCATGGTCGACCGCGACCAGTTCGACGAATGGCTGCGCGACCGCGCCATGGGTCATGGCGCGCACCGGCGCACCGGCACATTCGAGCGGATCGAGCGAAGCGCCGAGGGCATGGCGATCGTCTGTTTTCGTGAAAGCCGCGGCGGCGAATTGCAGCGGATCGAGACGCGTTCGGTGATCGGGGCCGATGGCGCCCGCTCGGGAGTCGCGCGCGAGGAATTGCCCGGCGCTGAGCGCGTCCCCTGCGTCTTCGCCTATCACGAGGTGATACGCGCGCCCCGACACGACAGCGACGTCTACCAGAAGCAGCGCTGCGACGTATTTTACCAGGGCGACCTGTCCCCCGACTTCTATGGCTGGATCTTTCCCCACGGCGACACCGCGAGCATCGGGGTCGGAAGCGCCAACAAGGGCTTTGCGCTTCGTGATGCGGTGAAGGTCATGCGCGACCGCAACGGCCTCGAGGGGTGCGAGACCATCCGCTGCGAAGGCGCGCCGATTCCGCTCAAACCCCTCGCGCGCTGGGACAATGGCCGCGACGTGGTCGTCGCCGGCGATGCGGCCGGCGTGGTGGCGCCGGCCTCGGGCGAGGGCATCTATTATGCCATGACCTGCGGGCGGATGGCCGCCGGCGCGGTCGGCGAGTTTCTCGACACCGGCGATCCGCGCCGCCTTCGCCTTGCCCGCAAGCGCTTCATGAAGGAGCATGGCCGCGTCTTCTGGGTCCTGCGGATGATGCAATATTTCTGGTATTCGTCCGACAAGCGCCGCGAGCGCTTCGTCACCATGTGCGAGGACCCCGACGTCCAGCGGCTGACGTGGCAGGCCTATATGAACAAGAAGCTGGTCCGCGCCGATCCGCTCGCCCACCTCAGGATCTTCCTCAAGGACACGGCCCACCTGCTCGGGCTTGCCCCGGTGCGCGCATGA